From Thermoflavifilum aggregans, a single genomic window includes:
- a CDS encoding class IV adenylate cyclase: MPVNMEFKARVAGLADARLWLQSQHARFVGTDEQVDVYFRVPEGRLKLRMGHIERALIYYRREENAAIRQSDVWLYPVQDAQTLKQLLAACLGILGEVHKKREIYFIGQTKFHLDEVSGLGFFVEAEVIDDSAIVDKQQMEQLAAYYRDSLHIAADQLVQASYLDLILAANDK, from the coding sequence ATGCCGGTGAATATGGAATTTAAAGCCAGAGTGGCTGGACTTGCTGATGCGCGTCTGTGGCTGCAGAGCCAGCATGCCAGATTTGTGGGCACGGATGAACAGGTGGATGTATATTTCCGGGTGCCGGAGGGCAGGCTAAAACTGCGGATGGGCCATATTGAACGGGCCTTGATTTACTACCGGAGGGAAGAAAATGCTGCTATCAGGCAATCAGATGTATGGCTATATCCCGTGCAGGATGCGCAAACCTTAAAACAGCTGCTGGCGGCTTGTTTGGGCATATTAGGCGAGGTTCATAAAAAACGGGAGATTTATTTCATTGGACAAACCAAATTTCATCTCGATGAAGTGAGCGGTTTAGGATTTTTTGTAGAAGCAGAGGTTATTGATGATTCTGCAATTGTGGATAAACAGCAAATGGAACAACTAGCAGCATATTATCGTGATTCGCTGCATATCGCTGCTGATCAGCTTGTTCAAGCATCCTATCTAGATCTGATATTGGCTGCTAATGATAAATAA